The DNA window ACGACAGGTATGAGCTGCTTCATGACCGCATCAACATTAGAGGCATAGAGCCTATAACTGACAAGGAATATTTTGTTCGTGGAAGCACAGCGCTGCTGGACGCTATAGGAAGAACCATAAACAAGATTGTGAACATACAAAGGCACACTGCAGAGGAAGAACGGGCGGAGCATGTGATGTTCGTTATAGTCACGGACGGCATGGAAAACGCCAGCAGGGAGTACGGCTATGAAAAAGTGCGCCAGATGATAGAGCATGAGAAAAGCAAATACGGCTGGGAGTTTATATTTATTGGCGCAAACATTGATGCCGCTGAAACTGCCGAACGGTTTGGCATAAACAGAGAAATGGCGGCAGACTATAATGCGGACAGCGTAGGAACAAGACTCAACTATGATGTAATCAGCGATGCGGTGAGCAATCTGCGGGCCAACCGCGCCATACCGAAAAACTGGAAAGAGCGTATCGATGAGGACTATAAAAAGCGTGGTGGCAAGAATTAGGCATACTAAAAGCAGTGAAGTAACGAAGAATTTGATATATAATAGAAAAAGAGCCTCGGCTCTTTTTCTTTTTAAAAATTTTGACTGATTAGAGAGGTAGCCATGAAAATAAAAAGATTTGTAGTTGGAATGCTCGAGACCAACGCATACATAGTATACGACGAGATGAGCCACGAGGCACTCGTGATTGACCCAGGCTGTGAGTTGAGGAAGATGACCGATTTTATCGACAGAAATTTTCTGAAGTTAAAAGGTATTGTGCTGACGCACTGCCACTACGACCACATAGGCGCCGTAAGCGGCTTAAAGAAGAAGTACGAGGCGCCTGTATACGCCCACAAGAAGGAGGTTAAGGGACTTGCAGATCCGCAGATAAACCACTCAGCCTACAGCAACGGAAAGCCTGTTTCAATTTCAGTAGACTTGGCGCTGTCTGACGGGGACACGATCGCGGTAGAAGGCTTTGCCTTGCAGGTTATACACACTCCAGGCCATACTCAAGGAGGAATATGCCTCAAGGTCGTTGATCAGGACATTATATTCACAGGCGATACGATATTTAGCGACGATATAGGCAGGATGGACCTCGAGGGGGGAAGCGAGGATTCTATGAAAAAGAGCCTTTTGAACAAGGCGTCCAAGTGGCCCGATTCGACTGTGATAAATCCCGGGCACGGGGACTCTTCGACCATGGGAGACGTAAGGAAGAGGAACGCTGAATACATCTACATGGTAAAATAATCGCAGATGAAGCTATATCAGAAGGAGAGAAAAGATAATGTTCACAGACAGCATAGAAATGTCGGTGCGCTACGCCGAGACTGATGTGATGGGGGTGGCCCACCACTCGGTTTACTACGTGTGGTTCGAGGTTGGAAGGACGGAGCTAATAAAAAAATGCGGCATGAGCTATTCCCAGATGGAGAAAGAGGGCATAATGTTGCCGCTGACTGAGAGCAGCTGCAGCTACATAAGAGGTCTCGTTTACGAGGAGGAATTCACGCTGATAACCAGGCTTGAAGAGCTCACAGGAGCCAAGGCCGTGTTCAGCTACGTCATAATAAAGAAAGAAAGCGGAGACATAGCAGCAAGGGGCAGGACTGTGCATCCCTTCGTCGACAGTAAGTTCAGGGTTGTCAACATAAGGAAGAAGGCGCCTCGCATATGGGAGCTGCTCAGCTCAATTGCAAAGTAAGAAGCGTTACGCCGGCAGGCAAATGCCGGCTCTTACAATGGACATATTGATTCAGAAGGCCTTGTGATTCCAAGGGCCTTCTTTTTTTATAGGACTGCAAGCTTATTTTAACTGATACCGGACAATGTAAAGGTTTTGTAACAAAACAATGGGTAGATAACCCTTGAGAGTAGAAAAATCATAAAAAAACTACAGTCTTCACAAGCTGGAAGGAGCTGGATGTAATTATGAAACCCAGGGTTATTATGCACAACTCGGTGAGCATTGACGGCAGTGTGACGGGATTTGACATAGACATTGCGGCGCACTATGCCGTTGCGGGCTCATTCAGGCCTGACGCCCACCTAATAGGCTGGATAACGGCCAAGACAGGCATTGAAACTTACATGGGCGAAGCAGCAAAGGAGGAGGCAGAAGACCACAAGAAGCCTGCGAAGGCTTTTGAAAAGGGGCTGCCGTACTTTGTCATATCAGACAGCCTGGGCAAGCTGCACGGCCTTTTGCACGTTTTCAGGAAATTCGAGCATTGCCGCGACGTGATAGTTATGATATCAAGGACGACATCCGACAACTACATAGACTACCTTCACAGCAGGAACTACGACTACATCGTTGCAGGCGAAAAGCGGGTCGACTACGCGCAGGCTCTAGAGGAGCTCAACAGGCGCTTTGAGGTTGAAACTGTGCTGACAGACACAGGTCCGACGCTAAACGGAGCGCTGATAGAGCACGGCCTTGTTGACGAGATCAGCCTTGTGATTCAGCCTTATCTTGCAATGAAGGGGAATCCGAGGCTTTTCGAGGAACTGGATCTTAGGAGCAACGCCAAGCTGAGGCTCCAAAAGAGCGAGACTCTGGAGGGCTCTTTAGTACACTTGCACTATAGCATAGAAGTTTAGTTTTGCTGTAATATATAGGATATATCGAAAAATATGCAGCTGTATACATCCTATTGGTTACGAAACAGGAGGTACTGAGTGGAAGGATTCCATGTCAAGAAAAAAGGCGAATACGTGGAGCAGATAAAGCGCGATCTGACTGAGCTTAGCCTGCTTGCCCGGGCGGGCGGGACAGAGGTGATGCATCAGAAGATCGCCCCTGACAGGATAGTGAGCATATCTCCGGGAGAAGAGGGCACGTTTGAGTTTTTCTACATACTCAAGGGGTCACTGCTGTGGGAGAGCGAAGAAGGCGAACGCATCATAAATGAGGGCGACTTCATATACACGTATGGACTCAGGGAGATAGCCCATCTGAAAACGATTACCGAGGTGGAGCACATATGCGTGTGCACGCAGCCGTCATTCAAGCTCGAGGCCAGGAAAATAAGCGAGTTTATGGACATACTAAAGCGCGTCGAGGAGAAGGACGTCTACACCCACAATCACGGCAAGAGGGTCCAGGAGTACTCGGTTGCCATAGCCAAAAAGCTTGGCCTTCCAAAGGACAGGATGGAGGCTTTGCTTGATGCGGCCATTTTCCACGACATCGGCAAGATTTACATACCAGACGAGGTTCTAAACAAGCAGGGAAGGCTTACAGACGAGGAGATGGAGCAGATAAAGCAGCATCCGCTCTACGGAAAGCAGCTTGTGGAGGGGACTTTCCTCGAACACGTAGGAGTATTCATCATTCAGCACCATGAAAGGCTCGACGGCTCGGGGTACCCGTGCGGAGTAAAGGGCGATGACATAATGCTTGAAAGCAGGATAATAGCCGTGGCAGACACTTTTGACGCCATGACTACAGACAGGCCGTACAAGAAGGGGTTTTCGGGTACCCAGGCGATAGCCGAGCTTAAGGCCCTTGTTGGAAAACATTACGATGAGGATGTAGTGAGTGCACTTGAGAAGGTGCTCGAGGAGAATGAAGGCTTGGGCGGGCAATAATAACAAATTACAAGGGGGCTTTTTAATGAAGAGGTTTTTAAATGCTTTGCTTGCATTCGTAATTTTTGTATCCATGTCGACTCCTATGTCGTTTGCTCAGATGTCATCTAGTGATATTATCGACATGGTCTACGACGCCAACGACAGGATAGTTGACTGCGTTGACAGGGCTCAGGATGATGCTGAAGATGCAGACAAAGAAGCCTTAGCAATAATAATTGCAGAGCTTATAGCGGAAACAAACGGTATAGCACAAGAAACAGCTGAAAAGGCTGCAGAGGAAGGATATACGGTTGAGTTTGAATATACTACCTACGTAATAGGCGGTGTCGAAGTAGAAATTGATCCTATGACTGTTCACTAGAACAGCCGGAATACAGGGCTGGGGAATAAGTCAATATAGTTTGAAGTTTCAAGTGCTCTCACTTCATACATAAATCTTCTCAAAACTTGAGTCTGTCAATAATTATGTGTATGATTCCTTAAAAAAGATATATTGTTTTATTGGTTGGTTGCCTGGAAAGCTTTTAAATATGAGCCTTCCAGGCTTTTTATTACTTAAATTAAATATTTTTCCATTTGGTGAAAATAACTAGAGTGCCAACATTTAATGGTCTTTTTTTTTACAAATACGGGTTAATCCTGTCTTCAAAATATATGCTTAACTGGGCCAGAATCAGGTGCCAGTCTCGCAGTTTTGTACACCATTTCTGCGTGATATCAGCCGTTGCAAGGTACAGGCTCTTGAATAGAGAATCATCGCTTGGGAATATACTCTTGCTTTTGGTCACTTTTCTAAGCTGCCTGTTGTAGCTCTCCATGGAGTTTGTCGTGTAGATTATTTTTCTGATTTCATCAGGATACTTGAAATAAGCCGAAAGCTCATCCCAGTTGTTTCTCCATGATTTTAGGCTTATATAGTATTTTTCACCCCATTTTTCTTCGAGCTTTTCAAGCTCTATTAGGGCTGTTTGCTCGTTTATGGCCGAGTACACTTCCTTGAGCTCTTTTGCGAAGGCTTTTCTGTCCTTGTATGATACATAGCTTAGCGAGTTTCTTATCTGATGGACTATGCATCTTTGTATGTCCGTGTTTGGAAAAACCGCTCTTATCGCATCAGAGAAGCCGTTTAGCCCATCTATTGATGCTATAAGGATGTCTTTTACGCCCCTGTTTTTCAAGTCGTTTAGAACCTGCAGCCAGTACTTGGCTGTCTCGTTTTCCCCTATCCAAAGGCCAAGTACATCCTTTTTGCCCTCGATGTTGACTCCTATTACTGCGTATGCGGCCTTGCAGATAACCTTGCCATCCTGCCTGACTTTATAGTGTATCGCGTCCATAAATATAATCGGATAAATCGGCTCTAGCGGCCGATTTTGCCATTCTTGAGCAAGTGGAAGGATCTTATCTGTTATCTTTGATATTAGTGTGGGAGAAGCATCTATCCCGTATATCTTTTCTAGCTGAGCTGCTATGTCTCTTGTTGTCATGCCCTTTGCATACATTCCTATTACTTGGTCTTCTATTCCTGATACGCTTCTTTGATGATTTTTTACAACCACAGGCTCAAAATCACCGTCCCTATCTCTTGGCACCTCGATTTCAAACTCCCCAAGGTCTGATAGTATCTTCTTGCTTCTTTTGCCGTTTCGGCTATTAGTCGTTTCCTTGTTTTTATAGTCATATTTTGAATATCCAAGGTGCTCATCAAGTTCAGCCTCAAGCATCTCCTGGATTGTTTCTGAAAACATGTCCTTAAGAGCCTCATGGATGTCCTTTGCATCCTTGATTCCGTAATGCTTTATCATTTGTCTTATTTGATCTTTACTTAAAATCCCCATATAAAAAGTGCATACCTCCTTGAATGATAGTTTGATTATATCAATTCCAAGGAAGATACACACTTTATTTTACACACTCCAAAACTTAGTCAAAAAGCGAGTCCGCCGGATTATATCCGGCGGACTCGCTTTTTTATTTGGTTTTAATGGGTTATTCAAGCAGCTCCAGCAGGCTTTCGTATGGCACAGGCTTGCTGAAGATGAATCCCTGGTATTCGTCGCAGTTTTTAGATTTGAGGTAGTCCAGCTGTTCGGGCATTTCTATTCCTTCCGCTATTATTTTGAGTCCCAGGCTTTTGGCGAGCACGATTATGAATTCAACAATGCTTTCGTGCTTTGAGTCGTCAAACAGCCTGTCCATGAATATCTTATCGATTTTCAGGAAGTCTATTGGCAGGCTCATAAGGTAGTTGAGCGAGGAATAGCCTGTGCCGAAGTCGTCGAGCAGGAGCTTTATGCCGCGGCTGCGTATGAGCTCCATCGTCTTTATGGAATCCTCAAGGCTGTCTAGAATGGCGTTTTCGGTTATTTCAAGCTCAAGAAGCGATGGCTCCAGGCCTGAGCGTGCAATGGCATCGTCGAGAATCTTAATAAGGTTTGAATCCTCAAACTGCTTTGGCGACAGGTTGACTGAAACTGGCAGAGCATGGCCTATTTTGCATAGATTCTGGGCATGCATGCAGGCTTTTTGAAGCACAACTTCGCCTATGCTTGTTATAAGGCCGGACTCCTCGGCCAGTGGAATGAACATATCCGGACGCACGGGCATGCCATCTGCGTCACGCCATCTTATGAGTGCTTCAAGTCCTACTATTTTGCCTGTGGCAGGTTCTACGCGGGGCTGGTAGTTCACCTCAAATTCGTCAGAGAGCAGAGCCTCGCGCAGCCGCGTCTCCATGAGGAAGCTTTCGGCGGCCTGTCCTGCAAGGCTGTCTTCATAGAATGCGTAGCTGTTTCTCGCGCCCTCTTTTGCATGGTTGAGGGCCAGAGTAGCTTTCTTGATAAGCTCGTCCGGGTTGCCTGAATCCTTTGGGAAGCATGATATGCCCATGCAGCCCGAAACGAATACAGGCGTGCCCTCTACTGACAATGAATTTTTGAAAATGGACAGGGTCTCTTTAGCTAGCAGCTCGGCCTTCTTGCGGCAGGACGCTCCTTCCACTATGAATACGAATTCGTCCCCGCCCCACTTGTAGAGACTGTCGAACCTGTGAGAGAGCAGGCTAAGCCTTTGTGAGATGCTCTTAAGCAGGGCATCGCCGCTCTTGTAGCCGAGCGCATTGTTTATGCCCTTTAGATTGTCTATGTCGAAAAAAGCTATGCTGAATTCTCCGCTATGCTTGCAGAGCATCCTGATATCCGAGTATAATCCTTGCTTGTTCCTGAGCCCTGTCAGCTTGTCGTAATATGCAAGCTTTTTTAAAAGTTCCTTTTTCTGCTTTATCTCCTCGCAGTCATGCTGGAGCTTAATATTGAGTTCCATAACCTCGTTGCAGGAGCTTTCGAGCTTTGTCCTGGTTCTGGATACTTTTTTTCGGAGTATTGCTATAAACAGTCCTGCAAGCAGTGCGACTCCAAGCAGGGAGTATATGACTACTTTTGACCAGTAAGGCAGCTGTTTGCCTTTTTCTGGCATGAACCATGTGTTTGCAGACTTGTAGAAGGCAGAGTAGGGATTGCTTTTCATTTCGTAGAGTGTGCTGTCAAAGTTTTCTATGAAGTCTCTGCCGATGTTTTTTGAAAATCCGAATTTCATCTGCACGGGAGAAAATATTACGGGCGTCTCTCTGAAGCTGGCTATGTTTTTCAACTTGTAGTGGCTTATGGCCAGCTTGTTGAGGACTCCCGCATCCGCGGAGCCGTCTGAGAGCATCTCAAGTATTTCATCATAGGTGTCCACTTGGATTATATGGGCGGAAACGCTGAAGAGCTTAAGCTGCTTTCTGAAATTCTCGCCGTATATGTCATTCTTTACCAAGGCTATCTTTTTGTCTTCAAGGTCGAATATCGTGCCTATATTTCCAAGCGGCCTTGATATTACTATTCCCCAGTTTTCCATGAGGAACTCGTTTGTGAAGTTCATGAAGGCGTCCCGGCTGCTTGTCTGGCTTACATCGACCAGCATGTCCAGCTCGCCGTTTTTCAGTTTTTCCATGTTGCGGGGAAAGCTGTCGTGGACGTACTCGATGTCGAAATTCTGTTGCTGCGCCACTTCCTCGAGCACGTCTATTGCAAAGCCCTGAGGCCTTCCGTCATCGCCCATGAAAGCGAAGGGCTTGTCCTCGTATATGCCTACCCTGAGATTTGAGGCATAGCAGATGTTGCTTGAAAGCATAGAAAAAGCTATTAAAATACATGTGATAAATCGCATATTATTATCCTCGAATCATATTTTGAATTTGTTTATATCAGAATGAAGCTTTTGAGATATGCTGCTCAGCATCTCTGTGTTGTTTTCAATCTCAACGATCGCCGCCGCCTGCTCTTCCATAGAGGCTGACGTCTCTTCTGTCGATGCTGTTGTTTCCTGTATGAGCGACGATATCTGGTCTATGGAAATAACTATGTTTTCCTTGCTCTGGTTAACATCTTTGGTATGCTCCTTGACTTTCTCCACAGACGATGAGACCATGCCAATAAGTTTTGAAGTGTTGTTGAATACGTCCTTTGTCTTGCTCACTGCGTCGCCTTGCTGTCTTACTATGCTTTCGACATCGCCCATGGTGATTACAACAGACTGGGCCTTGCCTTCGATTGTGTTGACCATTTCGTTGATGTCCTTGGCGGCTTTTTCCGTTTCTTCAGATAGCTTTCGTATCTCCTCTGCGACTATTGCAAAGCCTAGCCCCATCTCCCCGGCTCTTGCAGCCTCTATGCTTGCGTTGAGGGCCAGAAGGTTTGTCTGGTTGGCTATCTTGTTGATTAGTATCACGGTCTGCTCGATGTTTCTAAGGTGGTTGTACATGTCGTGGACTTCTGTGTTTACCTCTTTGGAAATCTTTATGTTTTCAGCCATGTTTGAGTCCAGGTTGTCTATGATTTCTATTCCGTTCTGGCTCAGCTCGCTTGTTCTGTGGGAAAGCTCGAGCATGCTTGAAGCCAGGTTGTCTGTTTCAAATATTTTGTCGCCAAGTGCATGCGCCATTCCAGTGATGACCTCGGAATTCTTGGCCTGATCCATAGAAGCGGCTGCAACCTCCTCAACAGCCTGTGCAACGCAGCCGATGGCTTCTGAGGATTCCCTGGTTATGGTTAGCAGAGTCTGGGAAGAGCCACTAATCGTGTCCGCCGAATGCTTTACGCTGGATATGAGGCTTTTGAGTGAAGCCTGCATCTGCATGATTGAATTTGATATCTGGCCTATCTCATCTTTAAAGCACGTGTATTTCTCCGGTATGCATCCTGTCAGATCGCCGTTTGCTATTGTCTTCAGCTGGCTGTTGGCGGCTGAAAGAGGCTTTGTTATTGATGTTGTTATGAAGTATGTAAGCGCAGTGGCGCAAAGCAGTGCAAGCGCTATGGCTGCTATTATGTTTCTCGTTACACTGGCGCTATCCAAGTCGTTTTGCCTGTTTACTGCGTTGGCGGCTTCCACGTTGTAGTCTGCAAGCTTGTCAAGATAGTCCTGATATTCGTCGAGCTGGCCTTTTGTAGACATGAAGAGAGATAGCGCTTCATCTCTATTTCCCGCCTTTGCAAGCTCAAGTATCTTCTTGTGAGTGGGGGAGTAGTCTTCCCTCAGGCTTTTGAAGCGGCCTAGCGTTTGGACTTCGAATTCGTCAAGCCTGCTTTTTTCATACTGCGAAATTTCGCTTGAGAGCTTTTCGCTGTAGGCAGAAATGTTGTCCAGCATTTTGCTCCTTTGGGAATCCGAAAGAGTGTCGAGGTTTGCAAGGAGCAGCAGCATATCTGATTCCACCGACTTTGCACACATCTTGGAGTTTTCCAAGTTGACTATTGGCTTTAGCCTGTCGTTGAACATGCTGCTCATGTCGCTGCATGCCTTTGAGTTGTAGAAATACCCTGTTGCGCCTACGATAAGTATGAACGCTATCATTGCTGCTGAGAAGATGATAAGTTTGTTTTTCATCTTGAAATTGTTTAGCATACAAATCCCCCATTTTAATAATTGATTTTGGAAAATATAGTTTACGGCCGCATTAATAGGTATCAATCCGGCAGGACGAGCGCTTTTAATATACGGCATACAATATACATTGTCCTCGAAAAAGGTTCTTAAAAAAACAAAAAATGACAAGCGAGCCTAAACAAAAGCTGTAATGTCATTTCACTATGATGTCAGATTCTTGAGTTGTATGAATAGAGTATTTCATGCCGGACCGCATTAATATGCAAAGGCATTGAAAACCCATTTGAGCCAATTAATGTGTTTTTTGTAAGACAATAGTACTACAAAACAAATATACCCTAGTTTTGGCCTAAAATCAAGAAGAATTTGGCGAGATCAATAAAAATTTAACAAATAAAAAGTATGTGAATATAGACGCGGTTTATAGGTGGAATGATTACATATTTACTCGAAGTGTATATATATAACAATTATGCCGGTAGAATATTCCGAAAAATCAACTATAGGGAATAAGATAATGCATATTACCTGTAAAACGAAAAGGCTTCAGGGTATATCCAATGGTAACAATGTACAATGCCAAGGTTGGAGTTGGAACCAAAGTGCAGCCGAATATTTCTGCAATTCTTGAAATTGCAATCTAGTATGATTGGAACTGGCAATATTGGCATTAAAAAAGCGAATCCAACGGATTCGCTTTTGAGTAGTTTGCTGTCTTGAAACTGGCATTTGCAATATTGACTCTGCTTAGAATGCAGGTATTATTGAGCCCTCGTATTTTTCCTCTATGAACTGCTTCACTTCAGGAGAGTTGAGAACTTCTATAAGCTTAACGATTTCAGGTCTCTTCTCATCGCCTTTTCTTACTGTAACTATGTTGGCGTAAGGCGAGTCTTCTCCCTCGGCGAAGAGCGCGTCTTTTACAGGGTTGAGTCCGCCTTCAAGAGCGTAGTTTGTGTTTATAACCGCGAAGTCAACGTCATCGAGAACTCTTGGAAGCTGGGCAGCTTCAAGCTCTGTGAATTCAAGGTTCTTTGGATTTTCGACTATGTCCTTTGGTGTCTGGT is part of the Peptoclostridium acidaminophilum DSM 3953 genome and encodes:
- a CDS encoding vWA domain-containing protein — protein: MKKDLTELVFILDRSGSMDGMESDTIGGYNAMLEKQRKEPGEAIISTVLFDDRYELLHDRINIRGIEPITDKEYFVRGSTALLDAIGRTINKIVNIQRHTAEEERAEHVMFVIVTDGMENASREYGYEKVRQMIEHEKSKYGWEFIFIGANIDAAETAERFGINREMAADYNADSVGTRLNYDVISDAVSNLRANRAIPKNWKERIDEDYKKRGGKN
- a CDS encoding MBL fold metallo-hydrolase, producing MKIKRFVVGMLETNAYIVYDEMSHEALVIDPGCELRKMTDFIDRNFLKLKGIVLTHCHYDHIGAVSGLKKKYEAPVYAHKKEVKGLADPQINHSAYSNGKPVSISVDLALSDGDTIAVEGFALQVIHTPGHTQGGICLKVVDQDIIFTGDTIFSDDIGRMDLEGGSEDSMKKSLLNKASKWPDSTVINPGHGDSSTMGDVRKRNAEYIYMVK
- a CDS encoding acyl-CoA thioesterase — translated: MFTDSIEMSVRYAETDVMGVAHHSVYYVWFEVGRTELIKKCGMSYSQMEKEGIMLPLTESSCSYIRGLVYEEEFTLITRLEELTGAKAVFSYVIIKKESGDIAARGRTVHPFVDSKFRVVNIRKKAPRIWELLSSIAK
- a CDS encoding dihydrofolate reductase family protein — its product is MKPRVIMHNSVSIDGSVTGFDIDIAAHYAVAGSFRPDAHLIGWITAKTGIETYMGEAAKEEAEDHKKPAKAFEKGLPYFVISDSLGKLHGLLHVFRKFEHCRDVIVMISRTTSDNYIDYLHSRNYDYIVAGEKRVDYAQALEELNRRFEVETVLTDTGPTLNGALIEHGLVDEISLVIQPYLAMKGNPRLFEELDLRSNAKLRLQKSETLEGSLVHLHYSIEV
- a CDS encoding HD-GYP domain-containing protein codes for the protein MEGFHVKKKGEYVEQIKRDLTELSLLARAGGTEVMHQKIAPDRIVSISPGEEGTFEFFYILKGSLLWESEEGERIINEGDFIYTYGLREIAHLKTITEVEHICVCTQPSFKLEARKISEFMDILKRVEEKDVYTHNHGKRVQEYSVAIAKKLGLPKDRMEALLDAAIFHDIGKIYIPDEVLNKQGRLTDEEMEQIKQHPLYGKQLVEGTFLEHVGVFIIQHHERLDGSGYPCGVKGDDIMLESRIIAVADTFDAMTTDRPYKKGFSGTQAIAELKALVGKHYDEDVVSALEKVLEENEGLGGQ
- a CDS encoding IS256 family transposase, with product MGILSKDQIRQMIKHYGIKDAKDIHEALKDMFSETIQEMLEAELDEHLGYSKYDYKNKETTNSRNGKRSKKILSDLGEFEIEVPRDRDGDFEPVVVKNHQRSVSGIEDQVIGMYAKGMTTRDIAAQLEKIYGIDASPTLISKITDKILPLAQEWQNRPLEPIYPIIFMDAIHYKVRQDGKVICKAAYAVIGVNIEGKKDVLGLWIGENETAKYWLQVLNDLKNRGVKDILIASIDGLNGFSDAIRAVFPNTDIQRCIVHQIRNSLSYVSYKDRKAFAKELKEVYSAINEQTALIELEKLEEKWGEKYYISLKSWRNNWDELSAYFKYPDEIRKIIYTTNSMESYNRQLRKVTKSKSIFPSDDSLFKSLYLATADITQKWCTKLRDWHLILAQLSIYFEDRINPYL
- a CDS encoding EAL domain-containing protein — protein: MLSSNICYASNLRVGIYEDKPFAFMGDDGRPQGFAIDVLEEVAQQQNFDIEYVHDSFPRNMEKLKNGELDMLVDVSQTSSRDAFMNFTNEFLMENWGIVISRPLGNIGTIFDLEDKKIALVKNDIYGENFRKQLKLFSVSAHIIQVDTYDEILEMLSDGSADAGVLNKLAISHYKLKNIASFRETPVIFSPVQMKFGFSKNIGRDFIENFDSTLYEMKSNPYSAFYKSANTWFMPEKGKQLPYWSKVVIYSLLGVALLAGLFIAILRKKVSRTRTKLESSCNEVMELNIKLQHDCEEIKQKKELLKKLAYYDKLTGLRNKQGLYSDIRMLCKHSGEFSIAFFDIDNLKGINNALGYKSGDALLKSISQRLSLLSHRFDSLYKWGGDEFVFIVEGASCRKKAELLAKETLSIFKNSLSVEGTPVFVSGCMGISCFPKDSGNPDELIKKATLALNHAKEGARNSYAFYEDSLAGQAAESFLMETRLREALLSDEFEVNYQPRVEPATGKIVGLEALIRWRDADGMPVRPDMFIPLAEESGLITSIGEVVLQKACMHAQNLCKIGHALPVSVNLSPKQFEDSNLIKILDDAIARSGLEPSLLELEITENAILDSLEDSIKTMELIRSRGIKLLLDDFGTGYSSLNYLMSLPIDFLKIDKIFMDRLFDDSKHESIVEFIIVLAKSLGLKIIAEGIEMPEQLDYLKSKNCDEYQGFIFSKPVPYESLLELLE
- a CDS encoding HAMP domain-containing methyl-accepting chemotaxis protein; this translates as MPYIKSARPAGLIPINAAVNYIFQNQLLKWGICMLNNFKMKNKLIIFSAAMIAFILIVGATGYFYNSKACSDMSSMFNDRLKPIVNLENSKMCAKSVESDMLLLLANLDTLSDSQRSKMLDNISAYSEKLSSEISQYEKSRLDEFEVQTLGRFKSLREDYSPTHKKILELAKAGNRDEALSLFMSTKGQLDEYQDYLDKLADYNVEAANAVNRQNDLDSASVTRNIIAAIALALLCATALTYFITTSITKPLSAANSQLKTIANGDLTGCIPEKYTCFKDEIGQISNSIMQMQASLKSLISSVKHSADTISGSSQTLLTITRESSEAIGCVAQAVEEVAAASMDQAKNSEVITGMAHALGDKIFETDNLASSMLELSHRTSELSQNGIEIIDNLDSNMAENIKISKEVNTEVHDMYNHLRNIEQTVILINKIANQTNLLALNASIEAARAGEMGLGFAIVAEEIRKLSEETEKAAKDINEMVNTIEGKAQSVVITMGDVESIVRQQGDAVSKTKDVFNNTSKLIGMVSSSVEKVKEHTKDVNQSKENIVISIDQISSLIQETTASTEETSASMEEQAAAIVEIENNTEMLSSISQKLHSDINKFKI